The following coding sequences lie in one Salvelinus fontinalis isolate EN_2023a chromosome 21, ASM2944872v1, whole genome shotgun sequence genomic window:
- the LOC129818740 gene encoding hydroxycarboxylic acid receptor 2-like, protein MANFTTTEDECCAFESPILDHVLPPILVLEFMFGLMGNVVALWMFIFHMDTWKPNSVYLTHLAVADSIVLFCLPFRADYYRRGKHWIHGDVMCRIMLFMLSANRSAGIFFLTAVAVDRYLKIVHPRNKINRMGLNYALWVSLGLWGLIIAATGYLLANEHFFYRNNQTQCESFNICMGFSPLSTWHNTLYVIQFFLPTAIVTFCTFCITWQLKNKTIDTGGKIKRAVQFVMAVALIFIICFFPSTVSRIAVWILKAWYNECQYFKEASLAFYTSVCFTYFNSVLNPIVYYFSSSAFSGTFQKLFNRLLGRKEEVQPHLPETGTETSSANTVSGRSSNFQSMVQGEGLYSQSVSDLFIVI, encoded by the coding sequence ATGGCAAACTTCACTACTACGGAAGATGAGTGCTGCGCCTTTGAGTCTCCCATCCTGGACCATGTCCTGCCTCCCATCCTGGTGCTGGAGTTCATGTTTGGGCTGATGGGGAATGTTGTGGCTCTGTGGATGTTTATTTTCCACATGGACACCTGGAAGCCCAACTCTGTCTACCTCACACACCTGGCCGTTGCCGACTCCATCGTCCTGTTCTGCCTTCCATTCAGAGCCGACTACTACCGACGCGGCAAGCACTGGATCCATGGTGATGTCATGTGCCGGATTATGCTGTTCATGTTGTCGGCCAACCGCAGCGCTGGCATCTTCTTCCTCACTGCAGTGGCTGTCGACCGTTACCTCAAGATCGTTCACCCCAGGAACAAGATCAACCGGATGGGCCTGAACTATGCTCTGTGGGTGTCTTTGGGCCTGTGGGGGCTGATCATCGCTGCAACCGGGTACCTGCTGGCCAACGAACACTTCTTCTACCGCAACAACCAGACACAGTGCGAGAGCTTCAACATCTGCATGGGCTTCAGCCCGCTGTCTACGTGGCACAACACCTTATACGTGATCCAGTTCTTCTTGCCCACCGCCATTGTCACCTTCTGCACCTTCTGCATCACCTGGCAGCTGAAGAACAAGACGATTGACACCGGGGGGAAGATCAAACGTGCGGTGCAGTTCGTCATGGCCGTGGCACTCATCTTCATCATTTGCTTCTTCCCCAGCACAGTGTCTCGGATTGCTGTGTGGATCCTCAAGGCCTGGTACAACGAGTGCCAGTATTTCAAAGAGGCCAGTTTGGCGTTCTACACCTCTGTGTGTTTCACCTACTTCAACAGTGTGCTGAACCCCATCGTGTACTACTTCTCCAGCTCTGCCTTCAGTGGGACCTtccagaagctgttcaacagactgctggggaggaaagaggaggtaCAGCCACACTTGCCTGAGACTGGGACCGAGACCAGCAGTGCAAATACAGTGTCAGGGAGGAGTAGTAACTTCCAATCAATGGTCCAGGGTGAGGGCCTGTACTCGCAAAGTGTCTCAGacttattcattgtgatctaa
- the LOC129818741 gene encoding density-regulated protein-like isoform X1: MATTENAETCSPENKGGHHGSADPDTKCPKKVQYCGVCSLPTEYCEYMPEPSKCRQWLEKNFPDVFARMSVGPVGNASKQDTGGVEVPPVGEEDEKKKQKRGGRGQIKQKKKTVPQKITIAKIPRAKKKYVTRVCGMNTFDIDLKEAQRFFAQKFSCGASVTAEDEIIIQGDFTDDIIDVIQEKWPEVDDDSIEDLGEVKK, translated from the exons ATGGCTACTACTGAGAATGCAGAGACGTGTTCACCAGAAAACAAAGGAGGCCATCATGGGAGTGCTGACCCAGACACAAAGTGCCCAAAGAAAGTCCAGTATTGCGGCG tgtgCTCCTTGCCAACAGAGTACTGTGAGTACATGCCTGAGCCATCCAAATGCAGGCAGTGGCTGGAGAAGAACTTTCCAGATGTGTTTGCCAGGATGAGTGTAGGT CCGGTAGGAAATGCTTCCAAGCAGGACACTGGCGGTGTAGAGGTGCCCCCTGTTGGTGAGGAGGATGAAAAGAAGAAGCAGAAGAGAG GTGGCAGAGGACAGATCAAACAGAAAAAGAAGACTGTCCCTCAGAAAATAACGATAGCTAAAATCCCCCGCGCCAAGAAGAAATATGTCACCCGAGTCTGTGGCATGAACACCTTTG ACATTGACCTTAAAGAGGCTCAGAGATTCTTTGCTCAGAAGTTTTCCTGCGGAGCCTCGGTGACGGCGGAGGATGAAATCATCATTCAGGGAGATTTTACAGATGACATCATTGATGTCATTCAGGAAAAGTGGCCTGAG GTGGATGACGACAGCATTGAAGATCTTGGAGAAGTCAAGAAGTGA
- the LOC129818741 gene encoding density-regulated protein-like isoform X2, which produces MATTENAETCSPENKGGHHGSADPDTKCPKKVQYCGVCSLPTEYCEYMPEPSKCRQWLEKNFPDVFARMSVGNASKQDTGGVEVPPVGEEDEKKKQKRGGRGQIKQKKKTVPQKITIAKIPRAKKKYVTRVCGMNTFDIDLKEAQRFFAQKFSCGASVTAEDEIIIQGDFTDDIIDVIQEKWPEVDDDSIEDLGEVKK; this is translated from the exons ATGGCTACTACTGAGAATGCAGAGACGTGTTCACCAGAAAACAAAGGAGGCCATCATGGGAGTGCTGACCCAGACACAAAGTGCCCAAAGAAAGTCCAGTATTGCGGCG tgtgCTCCTTGCCAACAGAGTACTGTGAGTACATGCCTGAGCCATCCAAATGCAGGCAGTGGCTGGAGAAGAACTTTCCAGATGTGTTTGCCAGGATGAGTGTAG GAAATGCTTCCAAGCAGGACACTGGCGGTGTAGAGGTGCCCCCTGTTGGTGAGGAGGATGAAAAGAAGAAGCAGAAGAGAG GTGGCAGAGGACAGATCAAACAGAAAAAGAAGACTGTCCCTCAGAAAATAACGATAGCTAAAATCCCCCGCGCCAAGAAGAAATATGTCACCCGAGTCTGTGGCATGAACACCTTTG ACATTGACCTTAAAGAGGCTCAGAGATTCTTTGCTCAGAAGTTTTCCTGCGGAGCCTCGGTGACGGCGGAGGATGAAATCATCATTCAGGGAGATTTTACAGATGACATCATTGATGTCATTCAGGAAAAGTGGCCTGAG GTGGATGACGACAGCATTGAAGATCTTGGAGAAGTCAAGAAGTGA